In a single window of the Melanotaenia boesemani isolate fMelBoe1 chromosome 22, fMelBoe1.pri, whole genome shotgun sequence genome:
- the LOC121633975 gene encoding bifunctional protein GlmU-like isoform X1, producing MSSSGTGSCLQVHAVRIGPGQELLGSLQAFVEQRRLQAPFIITCVGSVTKATLRLANAMATNTNQVMHLSGRFEIVSLVGTLNQDAHLHISLSDLEGRTIGGHVLGGLEVFTTAEVVIGEAVDLHFSREMDERTGFPELVVQTRSNSDK from the exons aGCTCATCGGGGACAGGGTCATGTCTTCAGGTCCATGCAGTCCGGATTGGTCCAGGCCAGGAACTGCTGGGATCTCTGCAGGCATTCGTGGAGCAGAGACGCTTGCAGGCACCGTTCATCATCACATGTGTGGGCAGTGTTACCAAGGCAACGCTGCGGCTGGCCAATGCCATGGCAACAAATACAAACCAG GTGATGCACCTCAGTGGACGATTTGAGATTGTCTCTCTGGTCGGGACGCTCAACCAGGATGCCCATCTCCACATTAGCCTGTCAGACTTGGAGGGCCGGACCATTGGCGGTCACGTCCTAGGGGGTCTGGAGGTGTTCACCACAGCTGAGGTTGTTATTGGTGAGGCGGTGGACCTGCACTTCAGCAGAGAGATGGATGAACGGACGGGCTTCCCTGAGCTGGTGGTCCAAACACGTTCAAACTCAGACAAATAA
- the LOC121633975 gene encoding bifunctional protein GlmU-like isoform X2 has protein sequence MATNTNQVMHLSGRFEIVSLVGTLNQDAHLHISLSDLEGRTIGGHVLGGLEVFTTAEVVIGEAVDLHFSREMDERTGFPELVVQTRSNSDK, from the exons ATGGCAACAAATACAAACCAG GTGATGCACCTCAGTGGACGATTTGAGATTGTCTCTCTGGTCGGGACGCTCAACCAGGATGCCCATCTCCACATTAGCCTGTCAGACTTGGAGGGCCGGACCATTGGCGGTCACGTCCTAGGGGGTCTGGAGGTGTTCACCACAGCTGAGGTTGTTATTGGTGAGGCGGTGGACCTGCACTTCAGCAGAGAGATGGATGAACGGACGGGCTTCCCTGAGCTGGTGGTCCAAACACGTTCAAACTCAGACAAATAA